In Acanthochromis polyacanthus isolate Apoly-LR-REF ecotype Palm Island chromosome 18, KAUST_Apoly_ChrSc, whole genome shotgun sequence, the following proteins share a genomic window:
- the noc4l gene encoding nucleolar complex protein 4 homolog, translated as MAPAKKRNVSSGKSTEQGVKTAKIDLNSTVERILESRKNANDVFDIFEFLQSEKEKDVVSAVNACSKLFCTLLERKELFVGKLPGEEEALIGEHSAEDKYRMFMRHRYNSCVEMLLEHLSHELHDVKESALCCLIKFATAEGQHPLEDLDWSEHYSFPREMIQAVVDKLLSKTTDNALLISRFQEFLEMEDLRYYVMSSVRDHVGKVMDKNKGAVLPVYQNNVFLLMSNINMPSKESELTNFMVKQEAKHEDWKAAKLNEHKRVFERMWLGFLKYKLPGSMYKKVLVILHDSILPYMSKPTLMIDFLTAAYDVGGAISLLALNGLFVLIHQHNLDYPDFYKKLYNLLEPSVFHVKYRARFFHLANIFLSSSHLPVYLVAAFAKRLARLALTAPPTALLIVLPFIYNLIRRHPSCRVLIHRPSTEDVTEPLEDPYVMDEEDPAQCCALESSLWEIKTLQKHYHPDVAKAAMLINTPLSQQEDDIDEVLETTAFELMERDLKQSEIKNVPLEFERATQLLKGGGDVLGQHFCLV; from the exons ATGGCGCCGGCCAAAAAACGCAACGTGAGTTCTGGAAAATCAACAGAACAAGGTGTAAAAACGGCTAAAATCGACTTGAATAGCACAGTTGAGCGTATACTGGAAAGCAGAAAGAATGCCAACgacgtttttgacattttcgaGTTTCTTCAG TCAGAAAAAGAGAAGGATGTCGTCAGTGCTGTCAATGCGTGCAGCAAATTGTTTTGCACGTTGTTGGAAAGGAAAGAGCTGTTTGTGGGAAAACTTCCCGGAGAAGAGGAGGCTTTAATTG GAGAGCACAGTGCTGAGGATAAGTACCGGATGTTCATGCGACATCGTTACAACAGCTGTGTGGAGATGCTGCTTGAGCACCTAAGCCATGAACTGCATGACGTCAAG GAGAGTGCCCTGTGCTGCCTGATTAAGTTTGCAACAGCAGAAGGACAGCATCCTCTTGAGGACTTGGACTGGAGTGAACATTACAGCTTCCCAAGGGAAATGATCCAG GCAGTGGTGGACAAACTTCTGTCTAAAACCACAGACAACGCTTTGCTCATCTCCAGGTTCCAGGAGTTCCTTGAGATGGAGGATTTGCGTTATTATGTAATGAGCTCCGTTCGCGATCATGTAGGCAAAGTcatggacaaaaacaaaggg GCGGTGCTGCCGGTTTATCAGAACAACGTGTTCTTGCTCATGTCCAACATCAATATGCCAAGCAAGGAGTCAGAGCTCACCAACTTTATGGTCAAACAAGAAG ccAAGCACGAGGACTGGAAAGCTGCTAAACTGAAC GAACACAAACGTGTCTTTGAGAGGATGTGGCTCGGCTTTCTCAAGTATAAG TTGCCAGGCAGCATGTATAAAAAGGTCCTGGTGATCCTCCATGACTCCATTTTGCCGTACATGAGCAAACCCACGCTGATGATTGACTTCTTGACTGCTGCATATGACGTTG GTGGAGCGATCAGCCTGCTGGCCCTCAATGGCCTTTTTGTCCTCATACATCAACACAATCT AGATTATCCTGATTTCTACAAGAAGTTGTACAATCTTCTTGAGCCGTCTGTTTTCCATGTGAAGTACAGAGCACGTTTTTTCCATCTCGCCAACATCTTTCTCAGCTCCAG TCACCTGCCGGTTTACCTGGTGGCAGCGTTCGCCAAACGTCTGGCTCGGCTGGCTCTCACAGCGCCACCTACAGCTCTTCTGATCGTGCTGCCTTTCATCTATAACCTGATCCGTCGCCACCCGTCCTGCAGAGTCCTCATCCACAGGCCCAGCACAGAAGATG TGACAGAGCCTCTTGAGGACCCGTATGTGATGGATGAAGAGGATCCTGCTCAGTGCTGTGCCTTAGAGAGCAGCTTGTGGGAAATTAAG ACGCTGCAGAAGCATTACCATCCAGATGTGGCCAAAGCTGCGATGCTGATCAACACACCGCTGTCACAGCAAGAGGACGACATCGACGAGGTGCTGGAGACAACAGCGTTTGAG TTGATGGAGAGAGACCTGAAGCAGTCTGAGATCAAGAATGTCCCGTTGGAGTTTGAAAGGGCCACACAGCTACTGAAAGGAGGTGGAGATGTGTTGGGGCAACACTTCTGTCTGGTTTAA
- the pus1 gene encoding tRNA pseudouridine synthase A, whose product MFKARPLLSALVNHRQRLERNGGFYKLFCMMSEGSVDQQPAKLMKRANEENEDSTEKVQTTKRVKTDEAHTEDEKKYPKKKVVLLMAYSGKGYYGMQRNPGNTQFRTIEDDLVTALVKSGCIPENHGDEMKKMSFQRCARTDKGVSAAGQVVSLKVRMIEDIIEKINENLPPQIRVLGLKRVTQGFNSKNNCDARTYSYMLPTVAFSQKDYDTGNISAFRLDPETLQRVNRLFSLYKGTHNFHNFTSQKAPSDPSARRYITEMSCGEPFICSDCEFAVITVRGQSFMLHQIRKMIGLVIAVIKGYAKEAVMERSWGQEKVDVPKAPGLGLVLERVHFDRYNKRFGGDGLHERLEWDREEEAIMAFKKSHIYPTIVETECQEGSMVSWMSTLPIHDFEATAAGTRDNKDPKQDNADEGNDSD is encoded by the exons ATGTTTAAAGCCCGACCGCTGCTGAGTGCCTTAGTTAACCACAGACAGAGGCTGGAGAGAAACG GTGGCTTTTATAAATTGTTTTGCATGATGAGTGAAgggtctgttgatcagcagcCAGCAAAGCTGATGAAGAGAGCCAATGAGGAAAACGAAGACTCCACTGAGAAGGTGCAAACCActaaaagagtaaaaacagaTGAGGCACACACTGAAGATGAAAAGAAGTATCCTAAAAAGAAAGTCGTCCTTCTTATGGCATACTCTGGGAAGGGCTACTATGGCATGCAG aGAAACCCTGGAAACACTCAATTTCGAACCATTGAAGATGATTTGGTCACTGCTCTTGTTAAATCTGGTTGCATTCCTGAAAACCACGGTGATGAAATGAAGAAGATGTCTTTCCAAAGATGTGCTAGAACAGATAAG GGTGTGTCTGCTGCTGGCCAGGTGGTGTCTCTAAAGGTCCGCATGATTGAGGACATCATTGAAAAAATCAATGAGAATCTGCCGCCACAGATCAGAGTGCTCG GACTGAAACGGGTAACCCAGGGTTTCAATTCAAAAAACAACTGTGATGCTCGTACATACTCCTATATGCTTCCAACTGTGGCCTTTTCCCAAAAAGACTATGATACTGGGAATATATCAGCCTTTCGCCTGGATCCAGAGACACTTCAGAGGGTGAACCGGCTTTTTTCCCTCTACAAAGGCACCCATAACTTCCACAACTTCACCTCCCAAAAGGCTCCAAGTGACCCCAGCGCTCGCCGCTACATCACCGAGATGTCCTGTGGTGAGCCTTTCATCTGCAGCGACTGTGAGTTTGCTGTGATCACCGTGCGAGGCCAGAGCTTTATGCTGCACCAAATACGCAAGATGATCGGCCTGGTCATTGCGGTGATCAAGGGCTACGCGAAGGAGGCAGTGATGGAGCGGAGCTGGGGGCAAGAGAAGGTGGACGTTCCCAAAGCTCCAGGATTGGGGCTGGTTCTGGAGAGGGTCCACTTCGACCGGTACAACAAACGCTTCGGAGGGGACGGCCTGCACGAGCGGCTGGAGTGGGATCGCGAGGAAGAAGCAATCATGGCCTTCAAGAAGTCTCACATCTACCCCACCATTGTTGAGACGGAATGTCAGGAGGGCTCCATGGTCAGCTGGATGTCCACACTTCCTATCCATGACTTTGAAGCCACAGCTGCTGGAACACGAGACAATAAGGATCCAAAACAA GACAATGCAGATGAGGGAAATGACTCTGATTAG